The nucleotide sequence TGGCGGTGAGTGATGCTTTCTGGTCACCAAGCCAGGCGGAAATGCtttcttggccaagaattatgtAGAATGGGTAAGATTGGTGTATGCTTTATTTTACATATtgtatatatcttattttatttttctcagctcaccctttcttgtttgtgtgtttgtgtatggcgatgatcgtgtgattcgttacacgggagcagatgttggcaCAGGTTATGCTGAGGATGTCcaggcgacggagtgagggctaggtgtaggattagagctaggatttACTCACGTGTATTTTATgctttaaatacaaattttgtgaacttgtaacattttatggatttagttatgagttttggcacgctcttttaatgaatttaaatttttcctgcgttgggatttttatcgagatgacTTTTAAtatcattctttcttttattattattttttaagtaatattccctagggatgttacatttggtatcagagcaaacgtTTTTATGCTTTTGGGAAAACTGGGGGTGAGCTGACGTTTGTTGTGTGAAATTGGATGATTTGCATTGATTGTTAAAGCTTGATAGagtatattttaatctttagcTATTTGATTTTAATAGCTGAAATATGTGGCGTGCATAGGCAATGGCAAACAGGATGCGAAGGAATACCGTTGGGGCTGATGAGATTGCTAACGCAATCCACAGGATGGTGGATGTCATGCAACCTGTAGCAGCACCACTAAGAGCCATGATTCCGCCTATGAGGCCTGGACCATGGAAGATTTCATGGGTCATAAGCCGGCGAAATTCACTAGGAAGGCCACCCCAGATGAGGCTGACGCATGGCTCCGAGAATGCGAGAAGATATTCAGGGTGATAGAGTGCACGGAGGCCCAGAAGCTTAATTTTGCCACCTTTCTGTTGGTGACCGAGGCCGAGTATTGGTGGATGGGCATGCAGCAACAGATGCAGAACCAGGAGGAGGAGGTGACGTGGACTAGcttcaggacgaggttcctggagaaataCTTCCCTGACAGCGCTAAACATGAGCGCGAGGCGGAGTTTCTCACCCTGCAGCAAGGAAATCTGTCGGTGCAGGACTACGTGGAGAGGTTTGAGTACCTCTCGAGATTCTACTCGCAAAGACTGAGGAGTGGCACTACAGGAAGTTTGAGGGCGGCCTCAAACATGAGCTGAGGCGTTTTATCGTACCGTTGAGGGTACGAGAGTTTCCGGTCTTGGTGGAGCAAGCCAAGAGTGTCAAACAGCTAGAGATGGGACCCAGCCGGGTCAACCGCACTCAAAAGAGCGGTGTTGAGGGTAGACAACAGAAGAAGCCCTATAGTAGACCAGTTGTATCTTCACAGAAACTGAGATATTATAAATATGGAGGTGAACACTCGTAAATGCTATGCCTGTGACCAACCAGGACACTTCGCCAACAAATGCCCTAATAAGAAAAGCACTCCAGGATCGCGACCTTCACCATCTTCTTCTGATCGACCGAGAGCACCAGGCCGGGTTTTCGCCATGATCAGCACTGAGGCCACCTGGTCATGTAACTTGATTTTAGACCACTGCTTTCTTTTTGGTAACAATGTGTTGGTATTGTTTGACTCAGGAGCTTCGCACCCCTTCATATCTCATGATTGTATGGAGAGATTGGGATTGTCTCCTCGTGATCTGGGATGCAAGTTGATGGTCTCTACACCAGCATCTGGACAGGTTTCAACAATCTAGCCTGTGTTGGATGCTTGATGGAGGTAGAGGGCAGACACTTCAAGGTGAACCTCGTTTGCCTGCCCTTGGAGGGATTGGAGGTAATATTGGGGATGGACTGGCTGTCCACCAACCACGTGGTACTTGATTGTGGACGGTGCAGAATTGTGTTCccagaaacaaaggagatagagttGGTGACGTCTGGAGAGGCAGTGAAAGAGATGAAGAGGGGGTCTACTTGTTTTGTGATAGTGGCCTAGGAGAAGAAGATGAGTACAGAAGAGTAGATCAATAAGATACCAGTGGTGATGAATTCGCCGACGTATTTCTAAACTAGATACCTGAGTTACCACCCAGCCAGGATATAGATTTCTCAATTGATCTAATCCATGGAGCAGGTCCAGTGTCGGCGGCACCGTACAGAATGGCACCAGCTGAACTAGCAGAGTTGATGAAACAGATAGAAGACTTGCTAGAGAAGAAATTCATTCGACCTAGTGCCTCACCGTGGGGAGCCCCGGTGTTACTAGTAAACAAAAAAGATGGGAGTTCTCGGCTGTGCGTTGATTATCGGCAATTGAATAAATTGACGATAAAGAACAAATACCCATTACTGAGAATTGATGATTTGCTCGACCAGCTGAGAGGGGCGGGTGTATTCTCCAAGATTGACTTAAGATCGGGTTaccatcagatcttagtcaaaccAGAGGATGTCCAGAAGACAACTTTCAGATCGAGATATGGGCATTATGAATATGTCGTGATGCCATTCGGagtgaccaatgctccagctgtctttatggattatatgaaccgcaTTTTCAGGCCCTATCTGGATAAATTTGTGGTGGTGTTTATAGATGATATTCTCATCTACTCTCGGACCAGGGATGAACATGTAGGTCATTTGAGAGTTGTGTTGGAAGTGTTGAGAGAACACCAGTTGTACGGTAAATTGTCTaaatgtgaattctggttggACGAGGTGCAGTTTCTAGGACATGTAATTTCTTCGCATGGTATATCAGTGGACCCGAGCAAGATTGAGACAGTGTTGAAATGGGAGAGACCTCAAACTGTAACAGAAGTCAGAAGCTTCTTGGGATTGGCTGGGTATTACAAGAGGTTTGTAGAAGGGTTTTCTAAAATGGTGAGTCCATTAACTCAACTCACTAGAAAGGATCAACCCTTCTCCTAGACTGATAAGTGCGAGGAATGATTTAAGGAGATGAAAAGGAGGTTGACTACAGCTCCGATTCTAATTATTCCAGATACCAGTAAGGTGTTTGAGGTATACTGCGATGCATCCTACCAGGGTTTGGGTTGTGTATTAATGCAGGAGAAGAGGCCGATAGCCTACGCTTCTAGACAGTTAAAGGTGCACGAGAAAAATTACCCTACCCACGACTTGGAGCTGGCTGCTATAGTGTTTGCCCTTAAAACATGGATACACTATTTGTATGGCTCCCAATTTCAAGTTTTCAGTGATCATAAAAGCCTGAAATATCTGTTCGATCAAAAGGAGCTAAATATGAGACAGCGACGCTGGATGGAGTATCTTAAGGATTACGATTTTGAGTTGCTTtaccaccctggtaaagctaatgtgGTTGCGGACGCCTTGAGTCGGAAAAGGATGCATATCTCATCCATGATGGTGAAGGAGCTGGTGTTGATTGAGAAACTCAGGGATATGAACCTGGGTATACAACTGAGTGAGGATTCCATCAGATGCAGTGTTCTGACTTTGACTAGTGATGTGTTGGGGACTATCCGCGACCAACAGAAGGATGATGCTGAGTTGCAGCAATTCATGAGTTGGATTGGGACTGAGAAGGGGAAAGATTACAAGATCGGGACAGATGGTATCTTAAGGTTCAGGGATAGAGTCTGTGTGCCTGGAAATTGGAGGTTGAGGAAACAAATAATGGAGGAGGGGCATAAAagccgtcttagcatacacccaggtatgactaagatgtaccaggatctGAAACAGTCTTTTTGGTGGAATGGGATGAAAACCGACATTCCTGACTTTGTGGCATCGTGCTTGGTATGTTAGAAGGCCAAGATTAAGCACCAGCGACCAGGGGATACACTTGAGCCGTTGGATATccctcagtggaaatgggataatATTGCCATGGATTTCGTAAATCATTTGCCGAGGTCTGTGAAGGGGCACGACTCaatctgggtaatagtggacAGGTTGACAAAGTGTGCTCATTTCCTTGCTATTAATCAGAAGTGGTCATTGGACAGGTTGGCTGAGTTATACGTGCGGGAAGTGGTCAGGTTGCACGGTGTGCCTGCCAGTATAGTGTCAGATAGAGACCCGAGATTCACATCTCGCTTTTGGCAGTCTCTACAAGCAGCATTGGGGActcagttgaggatgagttctgcataCCATCCGCAGACTGATGGGCAGTCGGAGCGTACCATTCAATCATTGGAGGATCTTTTGAGAGCTTGTGTGCTGGATCATATGGGTAGTTAGAGTGGGATGCTTCCATTGGTGGAGTTCACATACAACAATAGTTATCACACCAGCATTGGTATGGCTCCATATGAGGCGTTGTATGGGCGGCGGTGTAGGATGCCATTGTGTTGGGACCAAGATGGGGAATCATTGGTGTTGGGTCCCGAGTTTTTACAACAGACTTTTTAGAAGGTTAGGGCGATCCAAGAGAGAATGAGGGCTACTCAGAGCAGACAGAAGTCGTACGCAGATAAGAGGAGGCGACCTCTAGAGTTCGAGGCTGGGGATCATGTATTCCTCAGGGTAACACCGACGGCGGGTATTGGGAGGGCCATAAAATCGAGGAAGCTAACTCCGAGATTTGTTGGGCCTTATCAAATTTTGAGGAGAATTGGTGTTGCAGCTTTTGAGATCGCTTTGCCACCACACTTAGCGAATCTGCATAATGTGTTTCATGTTTCCCAGTTGAGGAAATACATTGTGGATCTGTCGCACGTACTGGAGTCAGATGATATTCAGATTCGGGAGGATTTGACGGTGAGCACTAGACCGGTGCGAATTCTAGACTCACAAGTGAAACAACTGCATGGGAAGGAAATCCGGACCGTGAAGGTGCTATGGGATGAGACCACTCAGgagatgacctgggagatggaggatcgcatgagGCAGTCCTATCCGCACTTATTTCCTGGTAAGtcttattttcgaggacgaaaatatTTAAAGGTGGGGGTAATGTAAAacccgagaaaattaattaattatttaattatggcaggtaatagaaatatttaaagcaattaatgtgaggaactatgacgtggaaaagtactagctcaagtggttgagagtacattactgtgtgtgaggacttgggttcgagtcctatatatgccacttggatgttatttaaattatgcgtttttgtgtacttatatattgaatgcgtaGTGTAATGATAAATTCCTAgaattgtaggagttatcatgaaatatgaattggtggAGTGGTTATGTACTTGAATTGTTAATTGAttggttgtgggttcaatccttactaatgatgaaggattgaccccaaccaaggatggaggcacatgcttaagaagactaagcatgtttagaaaggaagttcactaatccttcatccctttcatttgtgtttgttatttttgattcccaaagttgacttagttgaatcaactttaattgacttgttgacctttgactaggtttgacttgttgactatagttgactttatttaagccaacatgctaatctatgtttatttgaattgttaattgattggttgtgggttcaatccttactaatgatgaaggattgaccccaaccaaggatggaggcacatgcttaagaagactaagcatgtttagaaaggaagttcactaatccttcatccctttcatttgtgtttgttatttttgattcccaaagttgacttagttgaatcaactttaattgacttgttgacctttgactaggtttgacttgttgactatagttgactttatttaagccaacatgctaatctatgtttatttgcttatttgctttgtaggttaattaggagtaagaaagcaatgctaggtggcgcatggtgattggggagcataaatgatgtggaggagagagtaaagcaaaggcataaagcataaagtaaaaagcATGAAgaaagtgtacctatgtacctttggtctcctttgtttttagcacactttggccacttttaggagacatatgagacacattctttgtctccttttgtgctagaacgaaattagccttgcacacaccatagttggctcttttgtctctgatggacgtccttggagtaggagaggaagaaaatccatggagaatgataaggagaagatgaagtgcagcggaAATTGGAGAATTAGAGGAAGGAGgctctcggaaatggagaatttggtgaagatgaagagtagaagtagAGCTAttgtatggaaggtggctagaggagatgaaggagaaggttagccatgtatgctctcaaattaatagaagtgtggagtgatctcaaacactaccatctattagcaattcaagagtaaccattacaatatttgagtggctctatttataggcacatgcccggccaaataaagagaaaatgtaacaaagatgaaatgcaaatgtagcttggagaagaagcttgtttgtagaccatgtgatgtagtagatgagtctagatggtgccaagtggcgtatcacactctccttgcccaagtcacacacaccatgcttccatcacatgctccttgcttagttcatgctttgcttgcatccaaaaggagagccactctagtaactctCGGCCAATGGTAgcacattgggctcggcccaaatgatcccaacaagtgttctagcttttattgaaagcaaagcctaaacaatggcccaatttaaatctagactacttccttcatgcatcatctcatattttagagatttctttagcccatgtaaataatgtaaaaagcccatgattgacttcaTCATCTTGTGAgtggcccatgtgaatctttctcatcatgcttctagtgattgggccttgatatgggcttgggcttgttgatgcacttgagcttgggcttgttggggtcacatcagtctctcatttttgtaaccttatttgacctagtttctagaagctagggttaggtttttgtagagacatccttagatatcttttatttgcttagaggcccctaaactcttctatataaggggtgctcctagacatgtaaaagggttgaacattttgaagtaaaaatactcttgtgtctcaaccatttgtgagagtttcctcccttgggagtgaatacttttaagccttatcttgcatagcaagtggcggcacacatccactcatcttcaaggttgtcatggcttctagcctagccttgtagtggcgtgcttctcacatttttaccatttctttcctttccattttatgttttcttcttcctttaattgttcttggttttctatggtttatgtgctttccatttcctttttgttttgaatcaatccatcatcttcttctcttgagctttgtgaaaggaaccttcacatctagatagcttgctatcttaatgtccagtggggatttcacttagctttcttaatcaactcacaccatattcaataatcttaaaaaggaacaacataatccttcatcatttggtatctagagcctaggttatcttgaatatggtgtttttcatgttctaaccttgtcttgtgtagctatctttgaatggtccacataaaaaaatgctggcagaaactgttcacgattttaaaaattaaactgcacctgctcagtggtccaaaattacgttcttgatgtcaaaagaaagctctgtgagtctagtttttaacaaaaaaagaaccaatgcatttggagttctgtggagagagttatgattgaaatagtgagcaaaggtcagagctgccgagatcaccgcgaatcaacgtttttcaggttatgttgggcagttttggctactgtttttgttactcttcttactcctaaatgtggttggataacatgtctttggatgcttagtctttgagcgtCAAATctatgagtttaaatgcatgatagctatatgtttgtgtctttgtgtatgtcatgttgagtctttaaatgtgtctaacttttgcttgagtcatatgtcatatgcttctttgagttttcttattcttgtttctaagtatttgagctattgcatgagatctatgccttttgttgtagcatgctccttgaaattgattttgacctaatttttaaggaactaagtgttcaagacaccctaaaatatccttctcatcatcttaagtacctagttttgaaaagaaaaattattttcatgaccaaaaacagtttggccaagagctaatgtgttgcttggtgaatccatttggccatttttactaggtgctatgctaccaaattttatacttggattttgggtgatattggcaaattagttccatgctttaacttggttatgattttcttggtgtatgcataatttgaggtataatcttggcttgttcaaatgttttccaagagtctttaaaagtgtttttcattgctttagtcttgttcaagttttgtctttaaaacaaaatttccttagaagttaaactttcttgtttttgtgcttttcttgcttgtcactaggtgttctttgttgtgtcttaatagttttcttttcttgaaactcttgggatgttgtgaatcacttgtcttgcatttgaaaggttttgaacaagtttttaaaagtgtttgcttcactcctttggtggattttgagtgctagccttgccatgttactttgggagagtgatctaaacacttgggttacattttgggttggatttggtcttggttttcatgttgtctaaccctaatccatttattttgtctcggatttgagtatttttgttgtaggaatcatggcaagttcatcaagtacacctacaccaaacaaaaacaatacattgatgagattgcttcgggatttggagttgtctaggaaggaggcctttgaacaattgagaaaagacaaggagcaaagtgacctaagaatccaagagcacattcaaaggcttgaagctagggagaaagaaagagatcctaggaaaagagggcattctaggtgcaacccatcacaagagaagcaaactccaaagattcctaagttctatggtggaagtgatcccaaaatcttccttgattgggaagctaaagttgatcaaattttcattgaaaatcatgtaaaggatcaagcacaagttgatctagtagtttttgGATTTTTAGAGTAtaccaatacttggtggcataaagtttgaaagaattatgaccaagggccacccgcggcttcttggatggacattaaaacttttatgcgcgctagatttgttcctccctcctataggaagtaACTTATTATGAAGCTccaaaggatggaacaagagctccaaaaagggaggcgcaaatcctcccccaaatcaagtcaagctccatctacaaaggcttaaagaatttgtggtcaaattctctccaaggagtggaggatgatgaaggattgaccccaaccaaggatggaggcacatgcttaagaagactaagcatgtttagaaaggaagttcactaatccttcatccctttcatttgtgtttgttatttttgattccctaagttgacttagttgaatcaactttagttgacttgttgacctttgactaggtttgacttgttgactatagttgacttgacttaagccaacatgctaatctatgtttatttgctttgtaggttaattaggagtaagaaagcaatgctaggtggcgcatggtgattggggagcataaatgatgtggaggagagagtaaagcaaaggcataaagcataaagtaaaaggcatgaagcaagtgtacctatgtacctttggtctcctttgtttttagcacactttggccactttttggagacatatgagacacattctttgtctccttttgtgctagaacgaaattagccttgcacacaccatagttagctcttttgtctctcatttttgtaaccttatttgacctagtttctagaagctagggttaggtttttgtagagacatccttaggtatcttttatttgcttagaggcccctaaactcttctatataaggggtgctcctagacatgtaaaagggttgaacattttgaagtaaaaacactcttgtgtctcaaccatttgtgagagtttcctcccttgggagtgaatacttttaagccttatcttgcatagcaagtggcggcacacatccactcatcttcaaggttgccatggcttctagcctagccttgtagtggcgtgcttctcacatttttaccatttctttcctttccattttatgttttcttcttcctttaattgttcttggttttctatggtttatgtgctttccatttcctttttgttttgaatcaatccatcatcttcttctcttgagctttgtgaaaggaaccttcacatctagatagcttgctatcttaatgtccagtggggatttcacttagctttcttaatcaactcacaccatattcaataatcttaaaaaggaacaagataatccttcatcatttggtatctagagcctaggttatcttgaatatggtgttttcatgttctaaccttgtcttgtgtagctatctttgaatggtccacataaaaacaatgctggcagaaactgttcacgattttaaaagattaaactgcacctgctcagtggtccaaaaattacgttcttgatgtcaaaagaaagctctgttagtctagttttaacaaaaaaagaaccaatgcatttggagttctgtggagagagttatgatgaaatagtgagcaaaggtcagagctgccgagatacgaatcaacgttttcaggttatgttgggcagttttggctactttTTGTTACTCttttactcctaaatgtggttggataacatgtctttggatgcttagtctttgagcctcaaatccatgagtttaaatgcatgatagctacatgtttgtgtctttgtgtatgtcatgttgagtctttaaatgtgtctaacttttgcttgagtcatatgtatacttgagttttcttattcttgtttctaagtatttgaatcttgcattcactttatgtcttgcttgatgtatgctccttgaaattgattttgacctaattttaaggaactaagtgttcaagacacctaaaactccttctcatcattttaagtacctagtttgaaagaaaaaattttcaatgaccaaaaaaccgagagcaattgctgcttggtgaatccatttggtttttactaggtgttatgctaccaaattttatacttggattttgggtgatattggcaaattagttccatgctttaacttggttatgatctttcttggtgtatgcatgatttataatcttggcttgttcaaatgctttccatagagtctttaaaagtgtttttcattgctttagtcttgttaaaagttttgtctcaaacttttcttcttagagtttagctttcttgtttttgtgcttttcttgcttgtcactaggtgttctttgttttgtcttagtagttttcttttcttgaaactcttgggatgttgtggccgaatcacttgtcttgcatttgaaaggttttgaacaagtttttaaaagtgtttgcttcactcctttggtggattttgagtgctagccttgccttgttactttgggagagtgatctaaacacttgggttacattttgggttggatttggtctcggttttcatgttgtctaaccctaatccatttattttgtctcggatttgagtgtttttgttgtaggaatcatggcaagttcatcaaatgcacctacaccaaacaaaaacaatacattgatgagattgcttcgggatttggagttgtctaggaaggaggcctttgaacaattgagaaagacaaggagcaaagtgacctaagaatccaagagcacattcaaaggcttgaagctaaagagcaagaaagagaggctaggaaaagagggcattctaggcgcaacccatcacaagagaagcaaactccaaagattcctaagttctaggagaagtgatcccaaaatcttccttgattgggaagctaaagttgatcaaattttcattcatgtaaaggatcaaaagcaagttgatctagtagttttaggatttttggagtatgccaatacttggtggcataaagtttgtaagaattatgaccaagggccaccgcgcttcttggatggacattaaaactcttatgcgcgctagatttgttcctcctcctataggaaggaactcttttgaagctccaaaggcttcacaaGGTCCATGAGTGTGAGTGATACTTTAAAGAATAGAGTCTCaaatgcttctaaaagtaggactaacaaagtgaagaaaaaaagatttgtgagtggtcttaggaggacatacaagatttagtagagttatatgagtactcctctcttgacaaagttttacatttggccttcaaagttgaaactcaattgcaaaagaaaaagaggccaagaggagtggttcatacaatgactactattctagtacttggaaagataaagaaagaaaacatgataagttccacTCAAGAGTTCCATCAAGACCACCTCCTAGACTAAGTAGCCTTCTAATGAaatcctaattcttctcaaggtacaaggatcaagttctataaaatgttttaatgttTGGGATatcacatagcttcaaattgcccaaccaaaagaaccatggccttaaaccttaaaaagaagtaagagagtgaacattctcaTCTCCCCttcccaaaagtacttcttcccacacttcttcttcaagtgaaaggattaaaccccttgaaggtggattgttatgataaggcaccaactaagacaagtttcaaggaacttgacccttctcaaagacaaaacatttttcattcaaggtgcataaaaacaaaatgtgctctcatagataatggaagttgtgtaaatgtagctagcacaaggttgtggacaagcttggcttgaaaactatcctcatgcaagccctacaagctatcatggcttaagtaAAGAAgaattaaagtaactcaacaagtcctcattaactttcaattggaaattttaaagatgaggtgttatgtgatgttgcctATGGAAGTCACTCATatttactaggtaggccatggcaatttgataaaaagtctttatgatggccatgctaacacctatacTTTCTCTTCCAAGGCaaaagttcacactcctacctctctcaccaatcaagcaaatgaggaccaaaataaagtgaaa is from Vigna unguiculata cultivar IT97K-499-35 unplaced genomic scaffold, ASM411807v1 contig_267, whole genome shotgun sequence and encodes:
- the LOC114171455 gene encoding uncharacterized protein LOC114171455, whose amino-acid sequence is MRATQSRQKSYADKRRRPLEFEAGDHVFLRVTPTAGIGRAIKSRKLTPRFVGPYQILRRIGVAAFEIALPPHLANLHNVFHVSQLRKYIVDLSHVLESDDIQIREDLTVSTRPVRILDSQVKQLHGKEIRTVKVLWDETTQEMTWEMEDRMRQSYPHLFPGKSYFRGRKYLKVGVM